The sequence CTTCATAAAAAGTTGTGCAGCTTAATTTGCTTGTTCTCTAGGTAGTACTTCAAAGGTTATTTTGTCAGGATTTAGTGTAAATGCAGTAAATAATGATATGCAATACGAAGATACTTGTTTCAAAGGATCCCAATTATTACTATTTTCATTGAGGTGCATTTTCTCCTGCCAGAATACATTTGTGGATGGATGTAGAGTCCTTAATACGAGCTTCCTGGAGTACCTTTTCAATGTTCCTTCTGTGTTCTGCTAATAGTCCAATACAGAGTCCTTAAAAATCAGTTTCATGCCAGAAGAAATTACCACTtgagttgttaccttggttgctcTATAATATTAGTATAACTATGAAATCTGAACACGAAGTAACTACAATTCCATTTCCAGGTACCTCGTTACTACCAGGAACATAATATTCTCCGATGTcaaaaataagaagaaagaaaggaatataTCATCCACCATCGACAGCTCCAATTCAGACCAAATCTCTCCGGGGACACACTATTCACAACACGCGCTACACAAATCTCAGCGCTGTGTTTCCAACGCGATGGAATCATTCAAGGAACTGCCTACAGAGGCAATCTGCATCTGGCATCGGCAGCTAAGTAGCCGTGGCCTGCTGAGCTGCTGGCTCTGGCTCTGCCTGGGCAGCGCCGGAAGTGAAGGCCCTTGGAAGAACCCACGGCCACCCTCCCCCTACCCCGGTTACCCGCTCCACCTCGGCCACTCTCAGCTTCATCATCTGCttttccctctcgagctcctccatcttctcctttatttccTGACATTTTTATAAACATGAAAAAGAGTTGATCATCTCTGCACAACTCTTGACATGATCCAAATTAACTGTCAGCGATTTGTTTTGTCTCCTGAGATGTAAGTTTAGGTTAAAAATAACTGTTAATAACCGAGATAAATCTGAATTCTAGAGAGTAGAGTCCACAACACAATTAGCACTTTATGTGGTGTACTTGCTCGTAATATATCCTAGAAATCTGAGTACCAGAGAGTGATGTGGGAATAAAAAGAAAACATGACCACAACCGATCGGACCATGAACCAATCATCTTACCTCCAGTGCCTTATTACAAGCCTCTTCTTTTCTGGCTTCTGACTTGTCACTTCTATGAACCTCAAAGATTATTGCACCATAAGCAACCTGAGAAATTACGTGGGAGTCCATGTCAGTTGTAATCATCTGCCATCATAAAACCATCAAGTATTTCTAGGGATCTGAAGATCTAGGACATTTACTGATAACAGAAAATAGATTCCTGGAGTTGTCGGGTTTTTAGTTCTTCCATATGCATAATGGAAAGCTGTTAATAACTCAACAGTCCATTCAGGTCCAGAGTACTTACCGAGAAAATGAACCGTTCACCAAGAAGATCTGTAGCAGCTTGAATAGCTTTCTCTTCATTCAGGGGCCTAATGTGAATGTCAGTTGCACGTCCAATAAGCCACCTCTGCATGTTTGTTGCTAAACAATGGTTTGCCTGAACATGGTGTGCTATACATCTTGTCAGTACAACAATCACACTCACACAATGTATTATAGATATTGTTTAGTACTCAAACAAGAGAACCAGAG comes from Triticum aestivum cultivar Chinese Spring chromosome 5B, IWGSC CS RefSeq v2.1, whole genome shotgun sequence and encodes:
- the LOC123115958 gene encoding uncharacterized protein; amino-acid sequence: MPPLLSIFSLAISLLPPCSAPTPTPRRLNHGSQHGDVSVHGWRRWTRIESISCLGVWDNWRFRSPCSMIMANHCLATNMQRWLIGRATDIHIRPLNEEKAIQAATDLLGERFIFSVAYGAIIFEVHRSDKSEARKEEACNKALEEIKEKMEELEREKQMMKLRVAEVERVTGVGGGWPWVLPRAFTSGAAQAEPEPAAQQATAT